The window TCCTTGTCGACCGAGTCGCGGTTCTCCTTGAACTGCTCGTAGAGCTCTTCGACGAGCCAGGAATTGGCTCCGAACCCCCCGTCGCCACCGACGCCGGTCACCTGGTTCGACACGCTCTATCGCCCTCTTTCATCGCTGAAGATCTTCGGTGCGGAGGCACGACGCAGGAATGCGTTCGGGCGCGCACACTCTCGACCACCAAGCCTAACCTGTTTCGCCCGGGTAATCGTCGAAGCCACCCGCCCGCGCCGTCCCGATCTCGGTACCGTGGAGGCATGGAGTTCTCAGGCGCGCAGCCCACCGTCGATCTGACCTATTCGGACGTCTTCCTGGTGCCGCGCCGGTCGGGCGTCACCAGTCGGCTCCAGGTGGATCTGGCCCCGCACGACGGCACCCCGGCGACCCTGCCGCTGGTGGCCGCGAACATGAACTCGGTCACCGGGCCCAGCCTCGCCGCGGTGCTCGCCCGGCGCGGTGCGCTCGGCGTGCTGCCGCAGGACCTCCCGCTGCAGGAGCTCGACGCGGCGATCCGCGATGTGAAGAGCCAGCCCGTGCTGTGGGACACGCCGATCGTGCTGCCCCCGCACGCCACGGTCGCCGAGGCGCTGCGACTGCTGCCGGCCACCAGCGGTCACGGGATCGTGGTCGCCCAGGGGTCCGGCCCGATCGACGTGGAGCGGATCCTCGGCATCCTGCCGGCGACCCGCCTCGCGACCGCCCTCCCCGACGCGCAGCTGGGCGACCTGGTCCACCGCGGCAGCCCGTCGATCGACGCCGACGACATCGGCTCGGAGCGGCACGCGTTCGACGTGATCACCGAGGCGGACGTCGACATGGTCACCGTGGTCCACCACGGGCACCTCGTCGGCACGCTGAGCGCCCGCAGCGCCCTTCGCGCCACGCTGTACCGCCCCGCCGTCGACGCGGACGGACGACTCGCGGTGGCCGCGGCGGTCGGCATCAACGGCGACGTCGCCGCGAAGGCCCGCGCGCTCGCCGGTGCCGGGGTGGACGTGCTGGTGCTCGACACCGCCCACGGCCACCAGGAGGGCATGCTCCGCGCACTGCGCACGGTGGCCGAGCTCGGCCTCGGCCTCCCGATCGTCGCGGGCAACATCGTCACGGCCGACGGCGTGCGCGACCTCGTCGATGCGGGGGCCACGATCCTCAAGGTCGGCGTCGGCCCCGGCGCGATGTGCACGACGCGCATGATGACCGCCGTGGGGCGCCCGCAGTTCTCGGCAGTGCTGGAGACGGCGCAGGCCGCCCGCGAGGCCGGAGCGCACGTGTGGGCGGACGGGGGAGTGCGCTACCCGCGCGACGTCGCTCTCGCACTGGCAGCCGGCGCGGCCTCGGTGATGATCGGCTCGTGGTTCGCCGGCACGATCGAGGCGCCGGGCGAGCTGCAGCGCGACGCGGAGGGCCGCCTGTTCAAGGAGTCGTGGGGGATGGCGTCGACCAAGGCCGTGCAGGCGCGGTTCGAGCGCCTCGACGCATACGAGCGCGCCCGCAAGGAGCTGTTCGCCGAGGGCATCTCCTCCTCGAAGATCTACCTCGACCCGCTGCGGCCGGGTGTGGAGGACCTGCTCGACATGATCACGTCCGGCGTGCGGTCGTCGTTCACGTACGCGGGTGCCGCGACCGTGCCGGAGTTCCACGAGCGCGCGCTGGTCGGCCTGCAGTCCGCGGCCGGCTACGAGGAGGGCAAGGCGCTGCCGGTGAGCTGGTAGCACGGGCGCGGTCATGGCGGCGTTCTGTAGAATCGAGCGCACTATGGACGACCCCCCCAGTTGCCGAACATCGCCCCACCGTCCCGAACTCTCCGCGGAGAGGAATAGCTGATGGATTTCATCATGTTGGGCGTGGGGCTCCTGCTCACGGTCGGCACCGGCCTCTTCGTCGCGAGCGAGTTCGCCCTGGTCAATCTCGACCGGGCCGAACTGGAGGCGCGACAGGCCCGGGGCGAATCCCGGCTCTCGCTCACGATCAGCGCTCTCAAGCACACCTCGACGCACCTGTCGTCCGCGCAGCTCGGCATCACGCTGACCACGCTGCTCACCGGTTACACGATGGAGCCGGCGCTGTCGAACCTCCTGCGCCCGACGCTCGTCGCCTGGAGCATCCCCGAGGCCGCGGTCGCCCCGATCGCGACCGTCGTGGCGATGTTCGTGGCCACGGTGCTGTCGATGATCCTGGGTGAGCTGGTCCCGAAGAACTTCGCGCTCGCGCTGCCCCTGGCGACCGCGAAGCTCGTGATCCCGTTCCAGACCGCGTTCACGGCCGTGTTCAAGCCCGCGATCGTGGTGCTCAACGGCAGCGCGAACGGCGTGCTGCGCGGCATGGGCATCGAGCCCAAGGAGGAGCTGTCCGGCGCCAGGAGCGCGGAGGAGCTGTCGTCTCTGGTACGCCGCTCCGCGAGCGCCGGGCTGCTGGAGGCCGACACGGCGACGCTGCTCGACCGCACCCTGACGTTCTCACGCCTCACGGCCGCCGACGTGATGACGGCCCGTCCGAGCATGCACGCGATCGCCGCGGGCGACTCGGTCGACGACGTGATCCAGCTCGCGCGCCGCACGGGCCACAGCCGCTTCCCGGTGTTCGACGAGGACCTCGACGACATCACCGGCGTCGTGCACCTGAAGGCCGCGATCGCCGTGCCGCGGGAGCGGCGGGCCGAGGTGCCCGTCGGCGCCCTGGCGACCGAGCCGCTGCGCGTGCCGGAGACCGCCCACGTCGACGCGCTGATCTCCGACCTCCGCGGCCGCGGCTACCAGCTGGCCGTCGTGGTCGACGAGTACGGCGGCACGGCGGGCATCGTGACCCTGGAGGACCTGGTGGAGGAGCTCGTGGGCGAGGTGTCCGACGAGCACGACCGCACGCGGGCCGGCATCATCCGCAACCGCGACGGCATCACGTTCCCCGGCGAGCTGCGCCCCGATGAGCTGCGCAGCCGTGCGGGCGTCGACGTGCCGGAGGGCGACGTGTACGACACCGTGGGCGGCTACGTCATGAGCGTGCTGGAGCGCGTGCCGGTCGTCGGCGACGAGGTGCCGCTGGAGAGCGGCACGCTGCACGTCGTCCGGATGGACGGCCGCCGGGTGGACCGGGTGCGCTACGTGCCCAGACCGGACT of the Microbacterium sufflavum genome contains:
- a CDS encoding GuaB1 family IMP dehydrogenase-related protein: MEFSGAQPTVDLTYSDVFLVPRRSGVTSRLQVDLAPHDGTPATLPLVAANMNSVTGPSLAAVLARRGALGVLPQDLPLQELDAAIRDVKSQPVLWDTPIVLPPHATVAEALRLLPATSGHGIVVAQGSGPIDVERILGILPATRLATALPDAQLGDLVHRGSPSIDADDIGSERHAFDVITEADVDMVTVVHHGHLVGTLSARSALRATLYRPAVDADGRLAVAAAVGINGDVAAKARALAGAGVDVLVLDTAHGHQEGMLRALRTVAELGLGLPIVAGNIVTADGVRDLVDAGATILKVGVGPGAMCTTRMMTAVGRPQFSAVLETAQAAREAGAHVWADGGVRYPRDVALALAAGAASVMIGSWFAGTIEAPGELQRDAEGRLFKESWGMASTKAVQARFERLDAYERARKELFAEGISSSKIYLDPLRPGVEDLLDMITSGVRSSFTYAGAATVPEFHERALVGLQSAAGYEEGKALPVSW
- a CDS encoding hemolysin family protein; translation: MDFIMLGVGLLLTVGTGLFVASEFALVNLDRAELEARQARGESRLSLTISALKHTSTHLSSAQLGITLTTLLTGYTMEPALSNLLRPTLVAWSIPEAAVAPIATVVAMFVATVLSMILGELVPKNFALALPLATAKLVIPFQTAFTAVFKPAIVVLNGSANGVLRGMGIEPKEELSGARSAEELSSLVRRSASAGLLEADTATLLDRTLTFSRLTAADVMTARPSMHAIAAGDSVDDVIQLARRTGHSRFPVFDEDLDDITGVVHLKAAIAVPRERRAEVPVGALATEPLRVPETAHVDALISDLRGRGYQLAVVVDEYGGTAGIVTLEDLVEELVGEVSDEHDRTRAGIIRNRDGITFPGELRPDELRSRAGVDVPEGDVYDTVGGYVMSVLERVPVVGDEVPLESGTLHVVRMDGRRVDRVRYVPRPDSLEAEEVSR